From one bacterium Scap17 genomic stretch:
- a CDS encoding TetR family transcriptional regulator yields MTTRKSQIRKDNVGRILLAAEKIFALKGYVGASMVDIAAEVELPKSNLHYYFSTKEALYRAVLDGLLALWKEDALCFEAYDDPQLVLSTYIRAKMMHSRQRPYGSKVWASEIMQGAPVLGEELTVWLDEWAEMKKSRLRQWIGEGRIDNVDASAYLYMIWASTQHYADFDHQIAVLNQGKALSDREFEQAVQNVTRVLLKGVGLSA; encoded by the coding sequence ATGACCACTCGCAAGTCTCAGATTCGCAAGGATAATGTCGGCCGCATCCTGCTCGCCGCCGAAAAGATCTTCGCTCTCAAGGGCTATGTCGGCGCCAGCATGGTCGATATTGCCGCCGAGGTAGAGCTGCCCAAGTCCAATCTGCATTATTACTTCAGCACCAAGGAAGCGCTGTATCGCGCGGTGCTCGATGGCCTGCTGGCGCTGTGGAAGGAAGATGCGCTGTGCTTCGAGGCCTACGACGACCCGCAGCTGGTGCTCTCCACCTACATTCGCGCCAAGATGATGCACTCGCGCCAGCGCCCCTATGGCTCCAAGGTGTGGGCCAGCGAGATCATGCAGGGCGCGCCGGTGCTGGGCGAGGAGCTGACGGTGTGGCTCGACGAGTGGGCCGAGATGAAGAAGTCACGTCTGCGTCAGTGGATCGGCGAGGGCCGCATCGACAACGTCGATGCCTCCGCCTATCTGTACATGATCTGGGCCAGCACTCAGCACTACGCCGACTTCGATCATCAGATCGCGGTGCTCAATCAGGGCAAGGCGCTGAGTGATCGCGAATTTGAGCAGGCGGTGCAGAATGTCACGCGAGTGCTGCTGAAGGGCGTCGGGCTGTCCGCCTGA
- a CDS encoding pseudouridine synthase — translation MSISARPSKLSLPQVNPGVTTVLEYLLLKFPAIAESRWRERMAQGKVHRDDGSRITPESPYQPHLRVFYYREVASEPSIPFAEQVLYQDEHILVAYKPHFLPVTPGGLYVNECLQQRLRDSTGIEALQAVHRLDRVTGGLVLCSVNPDTRPLYHQLFKSRNIHKTYQAIAETHSDESLVGQQWEVKKRLEQSEQRFRIHVTEGSANSHSVIRCIDQRGSRALFELHPITGRRHQLRVHMQSLGWPILNDRYYPELQPLSPDDYARPLQLLSKGFEFIDPVSGEERRFEYDGDLTLA, via the coding sequence ATGTCCATTTCCGCACGTCCTTCCAAGCTGAGCCTGCCGCAGGTCAACCCCGGTGTGACGACGGTGCTGGAGTATCTGCTGCTCAAGTTTCCGGCGATTGCCGAGTCACGCTGGCGCGAGCGCATGGCCCAGGGCAAGGTACATCGCGATGATGGCTCGCGGATTACGCCAGAGTCGCCCTACCAGCCGCATCTTCGCGTGTTCTATTACCGCGAGGTGGCAAGCGAGCCGAGCATTCCCTTCGCGGAGCAGGTGCTCTATCAGGATGAGCACATTCTGGTGGCTTACAAGCCGCACTTTCTGCCGGTAACGCCTGGCGGTCTGTACGTGAACGAGTGCTTGCAGCAGCGCCTGCGCGACAGTACCGGAATAGAGGCGCTGCAGGCGGTGCATCGCCTGGATAGAGTCACGGGAGGGCTGGTGCTGTGCTCAGTCAATCCCGACACGCGCCCCCTCTACCATCAACTGTTCAAATCACGGAATATCCACAAGACCTATCAGGCCATCGCCGAGACACACAGCGATGAGTCCCTGGTGGGCCAGCAGTGGGAGGTGAAGAAACGTCTTGAGCAGAGCGAGCAGCGCTTCCGCATTCATGTCACTGAAGGCTCAGCCAACAGCCACTCCGTGATCCGCTGCATAGACCAGCGTGGCAGCCGGGCATTGTTCGAGCTGCACCCCATCACCGGACGACGCCATCAGCTGCGGGTGCACATGCAGTCATTGGGCTGGCCGATCCTGAATGACCGCTACTACCCCGAGCTGCAACCGCTCTCGCCGGATGACTACGCGCGCCCCTTGCAGCTGCTCTCCAAGGGGTTCGAGTTCATTGACCCTGTCAGCGGCGAGGAAAGACGCTTCGAATACGACGGTGACCTGACACTGGCGTGA
- a CDS encoding DUF3500 domain-containing protein, with protein sequence MQSVPIPESAAECGDTPGYERMLCLIDLLKADISDDLLENLQHDYSLAEAENWSNLPAGAFPKRPGVLLGELNIKQRGLVKAIMLEATGHAPDEGFDEMLQTLNADDYINTVSTDYKAGYSSYNTKFALLGTPGETGTWELYYGGHHMAFANTYTDGKLAGATPSFRGVEPFPYFEMNGRVNEPLTQERDAFATLLSSLSDDQKAEATLEGTYRDILAGPQADDAIPESYEGLPVSELDDDQQALLLTAIESYVDDISAPEAAAYMEKYTSELPETYLGFSGTPQVSAENDYVRLHGPSLWIEFSLQSNKSTDKIGNHPHSVWRDRTDDYGGQTE encoded by the coding sequence ATGCAGAGCGTGCCCATACCCGAGAGCGCCGCCGAGTGCGGCGATACGCCGGGCTACGAGCGCATGCTGTGTCTGATCGATCTGCTCAAGGCCGATATCTCCGATGATCTTCTCGAGAACCTGCAGCATGACTACTCCCTCGCAGAGGCCGAGAACTGGAGCAATCTGCCAGCCGGTGCCTTCCCGAAACGCCCCGGCGTGCTACTGGGCGAGCTGAACATCAAGCAGCGCGGACTGGTCAAGGCCATCATGCTGGAAGCCACCGGCCACGCGCCCGATGAAGGCTTCGACGAGATGCTCCAGACGCTCAACGCCGATGACTACATCAACACCGTCAGCACCGACTACAAGGCCGGTTACTCCTCCTACAACACCAAGTTCGCCCTCCTCGGCACGCCCGGCGAGACCGGCACCTGGGAGCTGTACTACGGCGGCCACCACATGGCCTTCGCCAACACCTACACCGACGGCAAGCTGGCTGGGGCCACGCCCTCCTTCCGGGGCGTGGAACCCTTCCCCTATTTCGAGATGAACGGTCGCGTGAACGAGCCGCTGACCCAGGAGCGCGATGCCTTCGCCACCCTGTTGAGCTCGCTCTCCGATGACCAGAAGGCCGAGGCCACGCTGGAAGGCACCTACCGCGACATCCTCGCTGGCCCCCAGGCCGACGACGCCATCCCCGAAAGCTATGAAGGCCTGCCGGTTTCCGAGTTGGATGATGACCAGCAAGCGCTGCTGCTGACGGCCATCGAGTCCTACGTGGACGACATCTCCGCCCCCGAAGCCGCGGCCTACATGGAGAAGTACACCTCCGAACTTCCCGAGACCTATCTCGGCTTCTCCGGCACGCCGCAGGTCAGCGCCGAGAATGACTACGTGCGTCTCCACGGCCCCTCGCTGTGGATCGAATTCTCGTTGCAGTCGAACAAGTCCACCGACAAGATCGGCAACCACCCGCACTCGGTATGGCGGGATCGCACCGACGACTACGGCGGCCAGACCGAATGA
- a CDS encoding N-acetyltransferase: MTANAVDNLRIREERLIDHERIYRIHESVFAGHREARLGDRLRRGNLAQISLVAERVTDPETGRHLSEGEGGLLGHVMVSRVELSGYPDRVLMALAPLAVLPQHQRHGIGKRLVISAVKRCRLLGAGAVVAAGHADFYTHLGFHPACHYGLYCHHDDVPGSFVAFELLPDYLEGLGGEVQFPDTFSELGI; this comes from the coding sequence ATGACTGCCAACGCCGTCGATAACCTTCGCATTCGTGAAGAGCGTCTCATTGATCATGAGCGCATCTACCGCATTCATGAATCCGTCTTTGCCGGCCATCGTGAAGCGCGCCTGGGTGACAGGTTGCGTCGAGGCAATCTGGCGCAGATCTCGCTGGTGGCCGAGCGTGTCACCGACCCGGAGACCGGCCGCCACCTCAGTGAAGGCGAGGGCGGTCTGCTGGGGCATGTGATGGTGTCGCGCGTGGAGCTTTCCGGCTACCCGGACCGCGTGCTGATGGCGTTGGCGCCGCTGGCGGTGCTGCCCCAGCATCAGCGTCACGGCATCGGCAAGCGACTGGTGATCTCGGCGGTCAAGCGCTGTCGACTGCTGGGGGCGGGGGCCGTGGTGGCGGCCGGTCATGCGGATTTCTATACCCACCTGGGCTTTCATCCGGCGTGTCATTACGGGCTCTACTGCCATCATGACGACGTGCCGGGTTCCTTCGTCGCCTTCGAGCTGCTGCCGGACTATCTGGAGGGGCTGGGCGGTGAAGTGCAGTTTCCCGATACCTTCTCTGAGCTGGGTATCTGA
- the dbpA gene encoding ATP-dependent RNA helicase DbpA — MTDATATPAFASLALAPELLDNLATLDYHTMTPIQAQSLPPMLEGRDVIAQGQTGSGKTAAFGLGLLSRLKVSRFRVQSLVLCPTRELADQVAGEIRRLARGLHNVKVLTLCGGAPFGPQLGSLEHGAHIIVGTPGRVDEHLRKGSLSLEELNTLVLDEADRMLDMGFAEVLDAIVAETPEERQTLLFSATFADGVRPIAERMLRDPVSIEVASTHDDSSIRQLFHRVADDEARFEALRILLLKYRPESSVVFCNTKRQAQEVSDALNEHGFSAMALHGDLEQRERDQTLVMFANKSTSILVATDVAARGLDIDALDAVFNYEIARDLDAHVHRVGRTGRAGSSGIACTLYTEKEDYRLTRLGEFLEQTLEAEPLPSKSMLTREPFHARMATLQIDGGKKDKLRPGDILGALTGDGGLEGSKIGKIKVLARTTFLAVERDVAKSALTQLMNGKLKGRSFRARRLKS; from the coding sequence GTGACTGACGCCACCGCCACCCCTGCCTTTGCCTCTCTGGCGCTGGCGCCCGAGCTGCTCGACAACCTCGCCACGCTCGACTACCACACCATGACGCCGATTCAGGCGCAGAGCCTGCCGCCGATGCTGGAAGGCCGCGATGTCATCGCCCAGGGGCAGACCGGCTCCGGCAAGACTGCTGCCTTTGGCCTGGGCCTGCTGTCGCGCCTCAAGGTCTCGCGCTTCCGGGTGCAATCACTGGTGCTGTGCCCGACGCGTGAGCTGGCTGATCAGGTCGCCGGCGAGATCCGTCGTCTGGCGCGCGGTCTGCACAACGTCAAGGTGCTGACATTGTGTGGCGGTGCACCCTTCGGCCCCCAGCTGGGTTCGCTGGAACACGGCGCGCACATCATCGTCGGCACGCCGGGGCGCGTGGATGAGCACCTGCGCAAGGGCAGCCTCAGCCTTGAGGAGCTCAATACCCTGGTGCTGGATGAAGCCGACCGCATGCTCGACATGGGCTTCGCCGAGGTGCTGGATGCCATCGTCGCCGAGACCCCGGAGGAGCGTCAGACGCTGCTGTTCAGCGCGACCTTCGCCGATGGCGTGCGTCCGATCGCCGAGCGCATGCTGCGTGACCCGGTCAGCATCGAGGTGGCCTCCACCCACGATGACAGCAGCATCCGTCAGCTGTTCCACCGTGTCGCCGATGACGAGGCGCGCTTCGAGGCGCTGCGTATCCTGCTGCTCAAGTACCGTCCGGAATCCAGCGTGGTGTTCTGCAACACCAAGCGTCAGGCGCAGGAAGTCAGCGATGCCCTCAATGAGCACGGCTTCAGTGCCATGGCGCTGCACGGTGACCTCGAACAGCGCGAGCGTGACCAGACGCTGGTGATGTTCGCCAACAAGAGCACCTCGATTCTGGTGGCCACCGATGTCGCGGCGCGCGGGCTGGATATCGATGCGCTGGATGCGGTGTTTAACTACGAGATCGCGCGTGATCTCGACGCCCACGTGCACCGTGTCGGGCGTACCGGCCGCGCGGGCAGCTCCGGCATCGCCTGTACGCTTTACACCGAGAAGGAAGACTATCGCCTGACCAGGCTGGGTGAATTCCTCGAGCAGACCCTGGAAGCCGAGCCGCTGCCCTCGAAGAGCATGCTGACCCGCGAGCCCTTCCATGCGCGCATGGCGACGCTGCAGATCGATGGCGGCAAGAAGGACAAGCTGCGTCCCGGCGATATCCTCGGCGCGCTGACCGGTGACGGCGGCCTGGAAGGCAGCAAGATCGGCAAGATCAAGGTACTGGCGCGGACCACCTTCCTCGCCGTGGAGCGTGATGTCGCCAAGTCGGCACTCACCCAGCTGATGAATGGCAAGCTCAAGGGCCGCTCCTTCCGCGCGCGTCGTCTCAAGAGCTGA
- the fghA gene encoding S-formylglutathione hydrolase produces MTATEQLELVSANKVHGGWLKRYRHRSGSLDCDMVFAIYLPPQAEQGPVPMLWWLSGLTCTDENFMQKAGAQKKAAELGIALICPDTSPRGVNLDGEDDSYDFGSGAGFYVNATREPWARHYRMYDYVTEELPALVKRHFPVDGERESISGHSMGGHGALICALKNPGRYRSVSAFAPIVNPMACPWGEKAFSGYLGDDRTQWAQWDTCELVKQASKSGAARQELFVEQGESDQFLEEQLKPERLEAVCAELDHPLVLRRQPGYDHSYFFMASFIDEHLAYHAKHLL; encoded by the coding sequence ATGACCGCGACCGAACAACTCGAGCTGGTCAGCGCCAACAAGGTGCATGGCGGCTGGCTCAAGCGTTACCGTCACCGCAGCGGCAGCCTGGATTGCGACATGGTGTTCGCCATCTATCTGCCGCCCCAGGCCGAACAGGGCCCGGTGCCGATGCTGTGGTGGCTGTCGGGGCTGACCTGCACCGACGAGAACTTCATGCAGAAGGCCGGCGCGCAGAAGAAGGCGGCGGAGCTGGGCATCGCCCTGATCTGCCCGGACACCAGTCCGCGCGGCGTCAATCTGGACGGCGAAGACGACAGCTACGACTTCGGCAGTGGCGCAGGCTTCTACGTCAATGCCACCCGCGAGCCGTGGGCGCGTCATTACCGCATGTATGACTACGTCACCGAGGAGCTGCCGGCGCTCGTCAAGCGGCACTTCCCGGTGGACGGCGAGCGTGAGTCGATCTCCGGTCACTCCATGGGCGGCCACGGCGCCCTGATCTGCGCGCTGAAGAATCCGGGCCGCTATCGTTCGGTCTCGGCCTTCGCGCCGATCGTCAATCCGATGGCCTGCCCGTGGGGCGAGAAAGCCTTCAGCGGCTATCTCGGCGATGACCGCACCCAGTGGGCGCAGTGGGACACCTGCGAGCTGGTCAAGCAGGCGAGCAAGAGCGGCGCCGCGCGTCAGGAACTGTTCGTCGAGCAGGGCGAGAGTGATCAGTTCCTCGAGGAGCAGCTCAAGCCGGAGCGCCTGGAGGCGGTCTGCGCCGAGCTGGATCACCCGCTGGTCCTGCGTCGTCAGCCCGGCTACGACCACAGCTACTTCTTCATGGCCAGCTTCATCGATGAGCATCTTGCCTACCATGCGAAGCACCTGCTTTGA
- a CDS encoding NarK family nitrate/nitrite MFS transporter translates to MDIRNKASRIRLFSFNTPQMRAFHMSWFAFHVCFFGWFGIAPLMAVVRDDLGLTKTQIGNTIIASVAITVIVRLAIGVLCDRIGPRKAYTWLLCLGSLPVMCIGFADSFESFFLARLAIGAIGASFVITQYHTSVMFGPNVVGTANATTAGWGNLGGGTTQMLMPLVMAGLLMLGVEQTLGWRLAMVVPGIVLFLTGIAYYFFTQDAPDGNFSELRERGELPKAEKEYSMRATFGAAARDIRVWALFLVYGACFGVELTIHNVAAIYFFDHFDLDLATAGLIAGLFGLMNLFARTLGGVFSDLFARQSGLKGRVRWLFIALLCEGVALVGFAQMETLAVAIGIMLVFSLFVQMAEGATFGIVPFVNRKALGAVAGIVGAGGNAGAVAAGFLFRSEELTYQEGLMYLGMGVIVISLFALLVRFSAATEAEESRAYDAAIADRKQQSEQQPVSA, encoded by the coding sequence ATGGATATCCGCAACAAGGCCAGCCGCATCCGGCTGTTCAGCTTCAACACCCCGCAAATGCGCGCCTTCCACATGTCATGGTTCGCCTTCCACGTCTGCTTCTTCGGCTGGTTCGGCATCGCGCCGCTGATGGCCGTGGTGCGTGACGACCTCGGCCTGACCAAGACCCAGATCGGCAACACCATCATCGCCTCCGTCGCCATCACGGTGATCGTGCGTCTCGCCATCGGCGTGCTGTGTGACCGCATCGGGCCACGCAAGGCCTATACTTGGCTCTTGTGCCTCGGCTCGCTGCCGGTGATGTGCATCGGTTTCGCCGACAGCTTCGAATCCTTCTTCCTGGCCCGTCTGGCCATCGGTGCCATCGGCGCTTCCTTCGTCATCACCCAGTACCATACTTCCGTGATGTTCGGCCCCAACGTGGTCGGCACCGCCAACGCCACCACCGCAGGCTGGGGCAACCTGGGCGGCGGCACCACCCAGATGCTGATGCCGCTGGTGATGGCCGGCCTGCTGATGCTGGGCGTCGAGCAGACCCTGGGCTGGCGTCTGGCGATGGTCGTGCCGGGCATCGTGCTGTTCCTCACCGGTATCGCCTACTACTTCTTCACCCAGGATGCGCCGGACGGCAACTTCAGCGAGCTGCGTGAGCGTGGTGAGCTGCCCAAGGCCGAGAAGGAATACAGCATGCGCGCCACCTTCGGTGCGGCGGCACGCGACATCCGCGTCTGGGCCCTGTTCCTCGTATACGGCGCCTGCTTCGGGGTCGAGCTGACCATCCACAACGTCGCCGCCATCTACTTCTTCGACCACTTCGATCTCGATCTCGCCACCGCCGGTCTCATCGCCGGCCTGTTCGGCCTGATGAACCTGTTCGCCCGCACCCTGGGCGGCGTCTTCTCCGATCTGTTCGCCCGCCAGTCTGGCCTCAAGGGCCGCGTGCGCTGGCTGTTCATCGCGCTGCTGTGTGAAGGCGTCGCGCTGGTCGGCTTCGCGCAGATGGAAACCCTCGCGGTGGCCATCGGCATCATGCTTGTCTTCAGCCTCTTCGTGCAGATGGCGGAGGGCGCGACCTTCGGTATCGTGCCCTTCGTCAATCGCAAGGCGCTCGGCGCGGTCGCCGGTATCGTCGGTGCAGGCGGCAACGCAGGCGCGGTCGCCGCGGGCTTCCTGTTCCGCAGTGAGGAGCTGACCTACCAGGAAGGCCTGATGTATCTGGGCATGGGCGTGATCGTGATCTCGCTGTTCGCGCTGCTGGTGCGCTTCAGCGCCGCCACCGAAGCCGAGGAAAGCCGCGCCTACGACGCCGCCATCGCGGACCGCAAGCAGCAGAGCGAGCAGCAGCCCGTCTCTGCATAA
- a CDS encoding ABC transporter substrate-binding protein, whose protein sequence is MPTDVPLNGHQLTLGLMPLNDAAPFVVAEQLGLFREEGLAVTLKWQPSWAALRDDLQTGVLQGAQMLALMPLTSTLGLDGRATPVISAMTLNLGGNSITLSRALMASLGEDGHDLASPLQVAKALAAHVRERKQRGEPLLKLASVHPFSSHRYLLRYWLAAGGINPDRDVEMRAVAPPLMAAQLASGALDGFCVGEPWNSLAAAQGMGQVVAGSHDIWRFGQEKVLGVREDWAEQHPLAHQALIRALLKACAWLDRPGNRARAAEWLHDEGMPEVPMSVVTRGLEDVDVEQSVEEFQQQNPGWTIFHRYAANFPWRSQTRWYIAQMQRWGHLQGFSDEDLEATLARCVRPDLYRTAARKLGMVVPVVDERSEGTHPSPWWLSGEAGQVPMPADGFIDGAVFE, encoded by the coding sequence ATGCCCACAGATGTACCCCTGAATGGCCATCAGCTGACGCTGGGCCTGATGCCACTCAATGATGCCGCGCCCTTCGTGGTCGCTGAGCAGTTGGGGCTTTTCCGCGAGGAAGGGCTGGCGGTGACACTCAAGTGGCAACCCTCGTGGGCGGCGTTGCGTGATGATCTGCAGACCGGCGTGCTGCAGGGCGCGCAGATGCTGGCGCTGATGCCGCTGACCTCGACCCTGGGCCTGGATGGCCGCGCCACACCGGTGATCAGTGCCATGACGCTCAATCTGGGCGGCAACTCCATCACCCTGTCGCGCGCGCTGATGGCCAGCCTCGGTGAGGATGGCCACGACCTCGCCAGCCCGTTGCAGGTCGCGAAGGCGCTGGCGGCGCATGTGCGCGAGCGCAAGCAGCGCGGCGAGCCGCTGCTCAAGTTGGCCAGCGTGCACCCGTTCTCCTCGCACCGGTATCTTTTGCGCTATTGGCTGGCGGCCGGCGGTATCAACCCGGACCGCGACGTCGAGATGCGCGCCGTGGCACCGCCGCTGATGGCGGCGCAACTGGCCAGCGGTGCGCTGGATGGCTTCTGTGTCGGTGAGCCTTGGAACAGCCTGGCGGCGGCGCAGGGCATGGGGCAGGTAGTGGCGGGCAGTCATGATATCTGGCGCTTCGGGCAGGAAAAGGTGCTGGGCGTGCGCGAGGACTGGGCGGAGCAGCATCCGCTGGCGCATCAGGCGCTAATTCGCGCGCTGCTCAAGGCCTGCGCCTGGCTGGACCGCCCCGGCAATCGGGCCAGGGCGGCCGAGTGGCTGCATGATGAGGGCATGCCGGAGGTGCCGATGAGTGTGGTGACGCGCGGACTGGAAGACGTGGATGTCGAGCAGTCGGTGGAGGAGTTTCAGCAGCAAAATCCCGGCTGGACCATCTTCCATCGCTACGCGGCCAACTTCCCGTGGCGTTCCCAGACACGCTGGTACATTGCCCAGATGCAGCGCTGGGGCCATCTGCAGGGCTTCAGTGACGAGGATCTCGAGGCGACGCTGGCGCGGTGCGTCCGGCCGGACCTCTACCGAACGGCGGCTCGCAAGCTGGGCATGGTGGTGCCGGTGGTGGATGAGCGCAGCGAAGGCACGCATCCGTCGCCCTGGTGGCTGAGCGGCGAGGCGGGCCAGGTGCCGATGCCGGCGGATGGCTTCATCGATGGTGCGGTCTTCGAGTGA
- a CDS encoding S-(hydroxymethyl)glutathione dehydrogenase/class III alcohol dehydrogenase has translation MKSRAAIALEAGKPLELVEIDVEGPKAGEVLVRIVNTAVCHTDAFTLSGADPEGLFPSVLGHEGAGIVEEVGEGVTGLVPGDHVIPLYTAECGKCKFCLSGKTNLCSAVRATQGRGLMPDGTSRFSLDGKMLHHYMGTSTFSEYTVVPEVSLAKVSKEAPLDKICLLGCGVTTGIGAVMNTAKVEPGSTVAIFGLGAIGLAAIQGAVMAKASRIIAIDINEDKFDLARKFGATDFVNPSKLSVPVQEAIVDMTDGGVDYSFECIGNVNVMRAALECAHKGWGESIIIGVAGAGEEIATRPFQLVTGRVWKGSAFGGVKGRTELPGYVERYMSGAINLDDFITHQMPFEKINESFDLLHEGKSIRTVLSF, from the coding sequence ATGAAATCACGTGCTGCGATTGCGCTGGAAGCCGGCAAGCCGCTGGAACTGGTCGAGATCGATGTCGAAGGGCCGAAGGCCGGTGAGGTGCTGGTACGCATCGTCAATACCGCCGTCTGTCACACCGATGCGTTCACCCTGTCCGGCGCAGACCCGGAAGGCCTGTTCCCGTCCGTGCTGGGCCACGAAGGCGCCGGTATCGTCGAGGAAGTGGGCGAAGGCGTGACTGGCCTGGTGCCGGGCGACCACGTCATTCCGCTCTACACCGCCGAATGCGGCAAGTGCAAGTTCTGCCTCTCCGGCAAGACCAACCTGTGCAGCGCCGTGCGTGCCACCCAGGGTCGCGGCCTGATGCCGGACGGCACCTCGCGCTTCTCCCTCGATGGCAAGATGCTGCACCACTACATGGGCACCTCTACCTTCTCCGAATACACCGTGGTGCCGGAAGTCTCGCTGGCCAAGGTGTCCAAGGAAGCGCCGCTGGACAAGATCTGCCTGCTGGGCTGTGGCGTCACCACCGGTATCGGCGCGGTGATGAACACCGCCAAGGTCGAGCCGGGCTCTACCGTCGCCATCTTCGGCCTCGGTGCCATCGGTCTGGCCGCCATCCAGGGTGCGGTGATGGCCAAGGCGTCGCGCATCATCGCCATCGACATCAATGAAGACAAGTTCGACCTGGCCCGCAAGTTCGGCGCCACCGACTTCGTCAACCCGAGCAAGCTGTCCGTGCCGGTCCAGGAAGCCATCGTCGACATGACCGACGGCGGCGTCGACTACTCCTTCGAGTGCATCGGCAACGTCAATGTCATGCGTGCCGCGCTCGAATGCGCGCACAAGGGCTGGGGCGAATCCATCATCATCGGCGTCGCCGGTGCCGGTGAAGAGATCGCCACCCGTCCGTTCCAGCTGGTGACCGGGCGCGTCTGGAAAGGCTCCGCCTTCGGTGGCGTCAAGGGCCGTACCGAACTGCCGGGTTACGTCGAGCGTTACATGAGCGGCGCGATCAACCTGGACGACTTCATCACTCACCAGATGCCGTTCGAGAAGATCAACGAGTCCTTCGATCTGCTGCATGAAGGCAAGTCGATCCGTACCGTGCTGAGCTTCTGA
- a CDS encoding LysR family transcriptional regulator, producing the protein MQRWDRIEAFVEVVRIGSFSGAARHLGVSSSHVSRLISQLEAQLDTQLLYRTTRQTRLTDAGQVYFEHCQHLFDGFRAAEQAIGDFHARPSGVLKLTSATTFGERYVAPLVNDFQLLHPQLEVQMHFTNRPVELIDEGFDVAIRMGVLKDSSLIARRLVDRREFVVASHDYFQQAPRPHTLAELSSHRCLAGSKREWLFEVEGQRREVRITGSWQANSGPALLDATLKGLGLAQIPDYYVAPYLASGKLISVLDEYQVRDTGVWIVYPRHRHLSPKVRQFVDFMVERFEGGIPGLDA; encoded by the coding sequence ATGCAGCGCTGGGACCGTATCGAAGCCTTCGTGGAAGTCGTCAGAATCGGCTCATTTTCCGGTGCCGCCCGTCATCTCGGGGTGTCCAGCTCACATGTCAGTCGTCTGATCAGCCAGCTGGAAGCCCAGCTCGATACCCAATTGCTCTACCGCACCACCCGGCAGACGCGTCTCACCGATGCCGGACAGGTATATTTCGAGCACTGCCAACATCTCTTCGATGGCTTCCGCGCCGCCGAACAGGCCATCGGCGACTTCCATGCCCGCCCCAGTGGCGTCCTCAAGCTGACCAGCGCCACCACCTTCGGCGAGCGCTACGTCGCACCGCTGGTCAACGACTTCCAGCTGCTGCACCCGCAACTGGAAGTGCAGATGCACTTCACCAACCGTCCGGTGGAACTGATCGACGAGGGCTTCGACGTCGCCATCCGCATGGGCGTGCTCAAGGATTCCTCGCTGATCGCAAGGCGGCTGGTGGATCGCCGCGAATTCGTCGTCGCCTCGCATGACTACTTCCAGCAGGCGCCGCGCCCGCACACGCTGGCCGAGCTCTCCAGCCACCGCTGTCTGGCCGGCTCCAAGCGCGAATGGCTGTTCGAGGTCGAGGGCCAGCGCCGTGAGGTGCGCATCACCGGCAGCTGGCAGGCCAACTCTGGCCCGGCACTGTTGGACGCCACGCTCAAGGGCCTTGGCCTTGCTCAGATTCCCGACTATTACGTCGCGCCCTATCTGGCCAGCGGCAAGCTGATCTCGGTGCTGGATGAGTACCAGGTGCGCGATACCGGGGTGTGGATCGTCTATCCCCGCCACCGCCACCTCTCGCCCAAGGTGCGCCAGTTCGTCGACTTCATGGTCGAGCGCTTCGAGGGCGGCATCCCCGGCCTTGACGCATGA
- a CDS encoding ANTAR domain-containing protein — translation MPVTVLIVDVRSERSAALEQALLSAGFEVALRVDEHEDLHALVEQHQPDAVIIDADLPSRDTLEHLGQLGRRYPKPMIMLASEDAPDLVREAAGAGVSAYVVDHVMPAMVRSMVEVAITSFEAHRALKGELNRTQTTLVQRRSVDRAKAVVMETRGLSEDAAYQYLRKTAMNRRLALHELADELLKAARRR, via the coding sequence ATGCCCGTGACCGTGCTGATCGTCGATGTCCGCAGTGAGCGCTCCGCCGCGCTGGAGCAGGCGCTGTTGAGCGCCGGCTTCGAGGTGGCGCTGCGCGTTGACGAGCACGAGGACCTGCACGCGCTGGTCGAGCAGCATCAGCCCGATGCGGTGATCATCGACGCCGACCTGCCCAGCCGCGACACCCTGGAGCATCTCGGCCAGCTGGGGCGACGCTATCCCAAGCCGATGATCATGCTGGCCAGTGAAGATGCGCCGGACCTCGTGCGTGAGGCGGCCGGCGCCGGTGTCTCGGCCTATGTGGTGGACCACGTCATGCCAGCGATGGTGCGCAGCATGGTCGAGGTCGCCATCACCAGCTTCGAGGCGCACCGTGCACTCAAGGGGGAGCTCAACCGTACCCAGACCACATTGGTGCAGCGGCGCAGCGTCGATCGCGCCAAGGCCGTGGTGATGGAGACGCGCGGGCTCAGTGAAGATGCCGCCTATCAATATCTGCGCAAGACCGCCATGAACCGGCGCCTGGCCCTGCATGAGCTGGCCGATGAGCTGCTCAAGGCCGCGCGTCGGCGTTGA